TGGGAGGGGCGATCGCAGGTTTGGCTGGTTCTTTTTATGCTTGGCAATTTACCACTATTTATCCTAGTAGTTTTGAATCTTTAATTACTTTTAATGCTTGGATTATTATTGTGGTAGGGGGCGCTGGAAATAATGCAGGAACGATACTCGGTTCGGTAATTTTTTGGGCTTACGAGTCTTTAACTAGGTTTATTTCTGATAATTATGATTTTATAACTACAGCTCAATTAAGTTCTTTAAGAATGATGATTATTGGTTTAGTTTTAATGGTTTTAATTGTCTCACGACCTCAAGGAATTTTAGGTAAAAAAGGAGAATTATCTTTGGGTAAATAGCTATCAAAAAACCCCCTTTAAGGGGGCTTGTTAGTTAGATTATGTTAATTTAAAATCTAAGCAAGAACTGGAACTGCTTCTTCCCAGCGCCCTACAGCCTTACCAAAAACGGCTAATTCTTTAACTAGAGCATCGAAAGCATCGGGGGTTAAAGATTGAGGCCCATCGGATAAGGCTCTGGCAGGGTTGGGGTGTACTTCAATCATTAAGGAATCTGTACCCGCCGCGATCGCACCTTTAGCCATAGCAGGAACATATTCAGATTTACCAGTACCATGACTAGGATCAATCATAATTGGTAAATGGGTTAAAGTCTTGAGTACAGGTAACACAGATAAATCAAGGACATTACGGGCATAAGCGCGATCGAAAGTACGAATACCACGCTCACACAAAATCACATTAGGATTACCCGCTGCCAAAATATATTCCGCCGCCATTAACCACTCATCAATGGTAGCCGACATACCTCTTTTTAAAAGTACAGGCTTAGGTTGATTGCCGACTTTTTTTAATAGGGAGAAATTTTGCATATTTCTTGCCCCAATTTGTAGTACATCAGCATACTCAGAAATTACTTCCACATCAGCAGTGTCCATCACCTCAGTAATAATCCCTAAACCACTAGCATCCCTAGCCGCAGCCAATAATCCGAGCGCACTTTCACCATGACCTTGAAACGCATAAGGAGAAGTTCGAGGCTTATATGCTCCACCCCGTAAAAACTTAGCTCCCGCCGCCTTGACTCTCATCGCCGTTTCCACGATCATCTCTTCATTTTCCACGGAGCAAGGCCCTGCCACAATAGCGATAGGATTATCCCTACCAATAGCCACATCACCATTAGGAGTAGGAATAACCACCTCACTAGCTTGGCCATGGCGATATTCTAAACTAGCACGTTTGAAAGGTTTTTCAACCCTCAACACACTCTCAATCCAAGGACTAACTTCCTGAATTTGTTCACGGTTAAGGGATGCGGTTTCGCCTACCAAACCGATAATCACCTTCGTTTGTCCGACAATTTTTTCGGGTGTCAAACCCCAAGAACCCAATTCCTCGCTTACACGGGTAATTTCAGGTTCGGGAGTACCCACTTTCATTACAACGATCATAATTAATATACCTATTTATTTCATTATCAACTGTCAAATCAAATTTTGATCAGTCTTTTAATTGATTTTTGGCTTCTCTTGCTTCTTTGGCTTCTTGCCGAGCGGTGCGCCAAGCGGACAACATCCTACCGACATTAAGAGAAAACTCCTCCGTGCCTAGCAAACTACCTACTCTACCTTCATCCCATGAGGTGGAGAAAATGCCATAACTCAAACCTAACACACCTAATCCAAATAAGCCTAAACTGACCAATAAAACTGCAGTATTAGGTATTTTGAACCATTCTTGGGTAACAATTAAATAGAATAGAAAAAAGGAAGATATGCCCAATCCGGTGG
The genomic region above belongs to Cyanobacterium stanieri LEGE 03274 and contains:
- the aroF gene encoding 3-deoxy-7-phosphoheptulonate synthase codes for the protein MIVVMKVGTPEPEITRVSEELGSWGLTPEKIVGQTKVIIGLVGETASLNREQIQEVSPWIESVLRVEKPFKRASLEYRHGQASEVVIPTPNGDVAIGRDNPIAIVAGPCSVENEEMIVETAMRVKAAGAKFLRGGAYKPRTSPYAFQGHGESALGLLAAARDASGLGIITEVMDTADVEVISEYADVLQIGARNMQNFSLLKKVGNQPKPVLLKRGMSATIDEWLMAAEYILAAGNPNVILCERGIRTFDRAYARNVLDLSVLPVLKTLTHLPIMIDPSHGTGKSEYVPAMAKGAIAAGTDSLMIEVHPNPARALSDGPQSLTPDAFDALVKELAVFGKAVGRWEEAVPVLA
- a CDS encoding PAM68 family protein, which produces MPSPSERKPLPFEPKSKKEKVEKKPPTENKSQNSVKPTPETVKRNKKQEASLKEIPEEVSKRMVRRMAIFSGIPTGLGISSFFLFYLIVTQEWFKIPNTAVLLVSLGLFGLGVLGLSYGIFSTSWDEGRVGSLLGTEEFSLNVGRMLSAWRTARQEAKEAREAKNQLKD